The Lachnospiraceae bacterium oral taxon 500 genome window below encodes:
- the trpS gene encoding tryptophan--tRNA ligase: MEAQEKKSVIYSGIQPTGVITIGNYFGAVKNWLELNKSHADYLTYCSIVDLHSITVRQEPKALRENTRKLLAFYIAAGLDPQKNILYLQSSVRQHAELAWILNCFTYMGELSRMTQFKDKSQRHGENINAGLFTYPVLMAADILLYQTDLVPIGDDQKQHLELARDIAIRLNNEYQGLFKVPEGYFGKVGARIKSLQEPEKKMSKSDDNANGYISVLDDPAEIRNKIKRAVTDSRAEINYSDDQPGVKNLLDIYMCATGESKEECLTKFAGQGYGYLKEETANALIAELAPLQKEFARILADKAYLEEVLKENGQKAAYAAEKTLRKVKKKIGFLETNF, from the coding sequence ATGGAAGCACAAGAGAAAAAATCAGTGATATACAGTGGGATTCAGCCAACCGGCGTCATCACAATCGGCAATTATTTCGGTGCCGTTAAGAACTGGCTGGAGCTGAACAAAAGCCATGCCGATTATCTCACCTATTGCAGTATTGTTGATTTGCACAGCATTACCGTGCGCCAGGAGCCGAAGGCGCTGCGGGAAAACACCAGAAAGCTGCTGGCCTTTTATATTGCAGCCGGACTCGACCCGCAGAAAAATATTTTATACTTACAGTCCTCGGTTCGTCAGCATGCGGAACTGGCTTGGATTTTGAACTGTTTTACCTATATGGGTGAACTGAGCCGGATGACCCAGTTTAAGGATAAGTCACAGCGGCATGGCGAAAATATCAACGCCGGTTTATTTACCTATCCGGTTTTGATGGCGGCTGACATTTTGCTGTATCAAACAGATTTGGTGCCGATTGGCGATGATCAGAAACAGCATTTGGAACTGGCCAGAGATATTGCGATTCGCTTAAATAATGAGTATCAGGGGCTGTTTAAAGTACCGGAGGGCTATTTCGGCAAGGTCGGCGCCCGGATTAAGAGTCTGCAGGAGCCGGAGAAAAAAATGAGCAAGTCCGATGATAATGCCAATGGCTATATCAGTGTTTTGGATGACCCGGCTGAGATCCGGAACAAAATCAAAAGAGCAGTTACCGATTCGCGGGCGGAAATCAATTACAGTGATGATCAGCCGGGGGTTAAAAACCTGCTGGATATTTATATGTGCGCTACCGGCGAGAGCAAGGAAGAGTGTTTGACTAAGTTTGCCGGTCAGGGCTACGGTTATTTAAAGGAAGAAACGGCGAATGCCTTGATTGCCGAATTGGCGCCGCTGCAAAAGGAATTTGCCAGGATTTTGGCGGATAAGGCGTATCTGGAAGAGGTGCTGAAGGAAAACGGACAAAAAGCCGCTTATGCCGCTGAAAAAACTTTGCGCAAGGTTAAAAAGAAGATCGGTTTTTTGGAAACCAACTTTTAA
- the recO gene encoding DNA repair protein RecO — translation MKAEKQKKTVGVVLAEAAYGENGKRLTLFTKELGLVTAFASGAKKAKSPLLAGTQLFVFGNYELYRGKEAYTLTGADIIESFYGLRSDLELTAYAAYLSELSLAFLQDGIVGEELLRLIYIGFEELVKGEIKPAQIKAAFALKLLALAGYTPELDVCVRCGRKEELPFFSAADGGAICPVCAVGADDALPAPVRQAMAYVLTIPAEKLFRFRLKPEYEQAFFSLMKKYTDYYLDYPLKSERFLQEIGI, via the coding sequence ATGAAAGCAGAAAAGCAGAAAAAAACGGTCGGTGTGGTCTTGGCCGAAGCGGCGTATGGCGAAAATGGGAAAAGGCTGACTCTCTTTACCAAAGAGCTGGGGCTGGTGACGGCCTTTGCCAGCGGAGCCAAAAAGGCCAAATCACCGCTGCTGGCCGGGACGCAGTTGTTTGTTTTCGGCAATTATGAACTTTATCGGGGAAAAGAAGCGTATACCTTAACCGGTGCGGATATCATTGAAAGCTTTTATGGCTTGCGCTCCGATCTGGAATTAACGGCCTACGCGGCGTATTTGTCAGAATTGAGTCTGGCTTTTTTGCAGGACGGAATTGTCGGCGAGGAATTGCTCCGGCTCATTTATATCGGCTTTGAAGAATTGGTGAAAGGCGAAATCAAACCGGCGCAGATTAAAGCGGCCTTCGCCTTAAAGCTTCTGGCTTTGGCCGGCTATACACCGGAGCTGGATGTATGCGTCCGCTGTGGCCGCAAAGAGGAATTACCTTTCTTTTCCGCGGCTGATGGCGGAGCAATTTGTCCGGTCTGTGCGGTCGGAGCGGATGATGCACTGCCGGCACCGGTTCGACAGGCTATGGCCTATGTCTTGACGATACCGGCGGAAAAGCTGTTTCGGTTTCGGCTGAAACCGGAATATGAACAGGCGTTTTTTTCTTTAATGAAAAAATATACAGACTATTATTTGGATTATCCTTTGAAATCCGAGCGCTTTTTGCAGGAAATCGGGATTTAA
- a CDS encoding amino acid ABC transporter, whose protein sequence is MALLVAVSLAACGGQTQTGEKKEEVKAETKTETKTETETKTENTAAEATNKLEQIKAKGVLVMGTCADYPPYETHAIIDGKDEIVGFDIEIGKEIAKALGVELKIEDMDFDALLVSLNSDKVDMVIAGMSATEERAKAVDFSVIYYNPQQKIVIRKENLDTLTSLEAFNGKTIGVQKGTIQEEFADKNMTGANKIALGKIPALIMELKSGKSDGIVLEEPVAAAYISKNEDLAMATLEVAIEEDSGSSVALKKGESELLAVVDQTIKALVEEKKIDEMVVEANKWMEQD, encoded by the coding sequence ATGGCGTTATTGGTGGCCGTGTCTTTAGCGGCTTGTGGCGGGCAGACCCAGACCGGAGAGAAAAAAGAGGAAGTTAAAGCCGAAACCAAAACTGAAACCAAAACTGAAACTGAAACCAAAACCGAAAACACAGCGGCCGAAGCGACCAATAAATTGGAGCAGATAAAGGCCAAAGGCGTACTGGTGATGGGTACCTGCGCCGATTATCCACCGTATGAGACCCATGCGATTATTGACGGAAAAGATGAAATTGTCGGATTTGATATTGAAATCGGCAAAGAAATCGCCAAGGCGCTGGGTGTGGAATTAAAGATTGAAGATATGGATTTTGATGCGCTGCTGGTATCGCTTAATTCCGATAAGGTCGATATGGTCATTGCCGGGATGTCAGCCACGGAAGAACGGGCGAAAGCGGTTGATTTTTCCGTGATTTATTATAATCCGCAGCAAAAAATTGTAATCCGCAAGGAAAATCTGGATACCTTAACCAGTCTGGAAGCGTTTAACGGCAAAACCATCGGCGTGCAGAAGGGAACGATTCAGGAGGAGTTTGCTGACAAAAATATGACCGGTGCCAATAAAATTGCTTTGGGCAAGATTCCGGCTTTGATTATGGAATTAAAATCCGGTAAGAGCGACGGTATTGTGCTGGAAGAACCGGTTGCGGCTGCTTATATCAGCAAAAATGAGGATTTGGCAATGGCTACTCTGGAGGTGGCAATTGAGGAAGACAGCGGTTCTTCGGTGGCATTGAAAAAAGGGGAAAGTGAACTTTTAGCAGTAGTGGATCAAACAATTAAGGCACTGGTCGAGGAAAAAAAGATTGACGAGATGGTAGTGGAAGCCAATAAATGGATGGAACAGGACTAA
- a CDS encoding arginine ABC transporter permease, with translation MDFVDMVAKYYPYFLKGTVNTLLLSLLATTIGFLLGMILALLRINSSKNWFLKLLRTLAGAYIELIRGTPLLVQLLLIFNSTTGMSRYAAGVIALSLNSAAYVAEIIRAGIQSVDKGQMEAARSLGLSSFITYKEIILPQAVKNILPALGNEFIVLIKETAIVSMVGIVDLMYGVSIVQSKTYKPVPPLIVALLIYLALTLTLSKGVKGAERRLNRSDGR, from the coding sequence ATTGATTTTGTAGATATGGTGGCAAAGTATTATCCGTACTTTTTGAAAGGTACGGTTAATACTTTGCTGCTGTCTTTGCTGGCGACCACCATAGGTTTTCTGCTGGGTATGATTTTAGCGCTGCTGCGCATCAATTCTTCTAAAAACTGGTTTTTGAAACTGCTGCGGACACTGGCCGGAGCCTATATTGAACTGATCCGGGGGACACCGCTGCTGGTGCAGCTGCTTTTAATCTTTAATTCCACAACCGGAATGTCGCGCTACGCGGCCGGGGTAATTGCTCTGTCGCTGAACTCGGCGGCTTATGTGGCGGAAATTATCCGGGCGGGGATTCAATCGGTTGATAAGGGCCAAATGGAAGCCGCCCGTTCTTTGGGTTTATCTTCTTTTATTACTTATAAGGAAATTATTTTACCGCAGGCGGTTAAAAATATTTTGCCGGCGCTGGGCAATGAATTTATTGTTTTGATTAAAGAAACGGCAATAGTGTCAATGGTCGGCATTGTTGATTTGATGTACGGTGTCAGCATTGTTCAAAGCAAGACCTATAAGCCGGTGCCGCCGCTGATTGTGGCGCTGCTGATTTATTTGGCGTTAACCCTGACCTTATCTAAAGGTGTGAAAGGTGCGGAAAGGAGATTGAACCGGAGCGATGGACGATAA
- the glnQ gene encoding glutamine ABC transporter ATP-binding protein (similar to ATP-binding component of ABC transporters), which translates to MDDNAKEKKLSGEVLLSVKDLHKTFGKLHVLKGVSEEIRRGEVVFVIGPSGSGKSTFLRCLNLLEVPESGSIIFEGSELLANDLNLDKHRQKIGMVFQHFNLFPHKTVLENITLAPMKLLGLSAAEAEERADRLLEQVGLTEKKYAYPSTLSGGQKQRIAIARALAMQPDVMLFDEPTSALDPEMVGDVLLLMQKLANDGMTMVIVSHEMGFAKNAADRVVFMDEGVIIERGTPAEIFDQPKEQRTKDFLSKVL; encoded by the coding sequence ATGGACGATAATGCAAAAGAAAAAAAATTAAGCGGTGAGGTTCTGCTGTCGGTGAAAGACCTGCACAAAACCTTCGGCAAACTCCATGTCTTAAAGGGCGTGTCTGAGGAGATTCGTCGGGGCGAGGTGGTGTTTGTCATCGGGCCGAGCGGTTCGGGCAAAAGCACCTTTTTACGTTGCCTCAATTTACTGGAGGTTCCGGAGTCCGGGTCAATTATTTTTGAGGGCAGTGAGCTGCTGGCGAATGATTTGAACTTAGATAAACACCGGCAGAAAATAGGCATGGTATTTCAACATTTTAATTTGTTTCCCCATAAAACGGTGCTGGAAAATATTACCTTAGCGCCGATGAAGCTCTTGGGATTATCGGCGGCCGAGGCGGAGGAAAGAGCCGACCGGTTGCTGGAACAGGTGGGATTGACCGAGAAAAAATACGCTTACCCCAGTACCTTATCCGGCGGGCAAAAGCAGCGGATTGCCATTGCCCGGGCGCTGGCGATGCAGCCGGATGTGATGCTCTTTGATGAGCCGACATCGGCGCTTGATCCGGAAATGGTAGGCGATGTGCTTCTGTTGATGCAGAAACTGGCGAATGACGGCATGACCATGGTGATAGTCTCGCATGAGATGGGCTTTGCCAAGAACGCAGCCGATAGAGTTGTGTTTATGGACGAAGGCGTCATCATTGAACGCGGCACGCCGGCTGAAATCTTTGACCAGCCGAAAGAGCAGCGGACAAAGGACTTTTTATCGAAGGTGCTGTAG
- the rplS gene encoding 50S ribosomal protein L19: MNEIIRKIEQEQLRDNVADFKVGDTIKVHALIKEGNRERIQVFEGTVLKRQGGGSKETFTVRRISYGVGVEKSWPLHSPVIHHIEVVRRGKVRRAKLNYLRERSGKSAKIREKVEAR; this comes from the coding sequence ATGAATGAAATTATCAGAAAGATTGAGCAGGAACAGTTAAGAGACAATGTAGCAGACTTTAAAGTGGGTGACACGATAAAGGTACATGCTTTGATCAAGGAAGGAAACCGGGAAAGAATTCAGGTTTTTGAAGGAACTGTTCTGAAAAGACAAGGCGGCGGTTCGAAAGAAACTTTCACCGTCAGACGGATTTCTTACGGTGTCGGCGTGGAAAAAAGCTGGCCGCTGCATTCGCCGGTTATTCATCATATCGAAGTGGTTCGCCGCGGTAAAGTTCGCCGGGCAAAACTGAACTACTTAAGAGAAAGATCCGGTAAGAGTGCTAAGATCAGAGAAAAAGTAGAAGCTCGCTAA
- the ylqF gene encoding ribosome biogenesis GTPase YlqF has product MNIQWYPGHMTKAKRMMAENLKLIDIVIELVDARAPLSSANPDLRTLTNGKQHLILLTKPDLADAEATEAWLEYLKSQNKFALAVNAKTETNMKKVQAMIDRIMQPILERYKKRGLINKPVRAMIVGIPNVGKSTFINKMAGKNMAKTGNKPGVTKGKQWIKLKNGLELLDTPGVLWPKFEDPLVGRKLAYIGTIREEVIDSYQLALSLFEFLAEYFPARFMECFPFADINKESSQNFEQLAKERHFVKSGGEADTERLSHVFLENFRNGKYGRFTLEKPEQFETAESTAGKPVN; this is encoded by the coding sequence ATGAATATACAATGGTATCCGGGCCATATGACCAAAGCCAAACGCATGATGGCCGAGAACCTGAAACTGATAGATATTGTGATCGAATTGGTTGATGCCAGAGCGCCGCTTTCTTCAGCCAACCCGGATTTGCGGACTCTGACCAACGGCAAGCAGCATTTGATCCTGCTGACAAAGCCCGATTTGGCGGATGCAGAAGCAACCGAAGCATGGCTTGAATATTTGAAGAGCCAGAATAAGTTTGCGCTGGCCGTGAATGCCAAGACGGAAACAAATATGAAAAAAGTACAGGCCATGATTGACCGGATTATGCAGCCGATTTTGGAGCGTTATAAAAAGAGGGGCCTGATCAATAAACCGGTCAGAGCGATGATTGTCGGTATTCCCAATGTGGGCAAATCCACCTTTATCAATAAAATGGCCGGAAAAAATATGGCCAAAACCGGCAACAAACCGGGGGTAACTAAAGGCAAGCAATGGATTAAGCTGAAAAACGGACTGGAGCTGCTGGATACGCCGGGCGTGTTGTGGCCCAAGTTTGAGGATCCGCTGGTCGGCCGGAAACTGGCCTATATCGGTACGATTCGGGAGGAAGTGATTGACAGCTATCAACTGGCACTGTCTTTATTTGAATTTTTAGCAGAATATTTTCCGGCAAGGTTTATGGAATGTTTTCCTTTTGCCGATATAAATAAGGAAAGCAGCCAGAACTTTGAACAGTTAGCCAAGGAACGCCATTTTGTGAAAAGCGGCGGCGAGGCCGATACGGAAAGGCTGTCCCATGTTTTTTTAGAAAACTTTCGTAACGGCAAATATGGGCGGTTTACTCTGGAAAAGCCGGAGCAGTTTGAGACGGCGGAAAGCACAGCCGGTAAGCCGGTGAATTGA
- the nifJ gene encoding pyruvate:ferredoxin (flavodoxin) oxidoreductase yields MGKHMKTMDGNTAAAYVSYAFTDVAAIYPITPSSPMAEYVDEWAAKGQKNVFGETVTVSELQSEGGASGAVHGSLQAGALTTTYTASQGLLLMIPNMYKIAGELLPGVFHVSARALAGHALSIFGDHSDVMAARQTGFAFLASGSVQEVMDLGGIAHLAAIKSRVPFVHFFDGFRTSHEIQKIEVIEYDDFKKMLDMEALNEFRQRALNPEHPVTRGTAQNPDIFFQAKEASNPFYEKVPGIVEDYMKQISDLTGRKYELFNYVGAPDATDVVICMGSVTETAEEVVNYLTAKGEKVGLVKVHLYRPFSAEHFLKALPKTVKRIAVLDRTKEPGAPAEPLHLDIRMLFYGTDWQPLIVGGRYGLGSKDTTPSQILAVFKNLASDQPRNNFTIGIEDDVTHLSLPVTEQIHTEKEGAKRCKFWGLGSDGTVGANKNSIKIIGDKTDLYAQGYFSYDSKKSGGITVSHLRFGKEPIQSTYLLQEVDFVACHQQSYVDKYDLLEGLKKGGAFLLNTKWSAKELDEHLPAKLKKEIADKEIRLYTIDARDHAESIGLGNRINTIMQSAFFAIAQVIPTEEAIGYMKEYAEKTYGKKGEKIIQMNFQAIELGAKAFEQVTVPESWKNAEPEKKEVVQNSKEPEFVQKILHPVNAQQGDKLPVSVFVGKEDGTFPQGLAAFEKRGIAAFVPEWIPANCIQCNQCSFVCPHASIRPFLATEEEMKGAPEAFVGVQAKGKGLEPYQFRMQVDILDCQGCGNCADICPSKEKSLVMKPIETQEVEVANWEYAHHNITYKDTILAKNTVKGSQFAQPLLEFSGACAGCGETPYLKDVTQLYGSRMVIANATGCSSIWGGSAPSTVYTTNAEGCGPAWANSLFEDNAEYGYGMAIGIRKLRQQLTGLMQQLAALNVAEDVKAAVNEWLEVKDNKELDEAASKKVKALFGKDLGSAEANQILAEIEKLGSYLVKKSVWIVGGDGWAYDIGYGGLDQVLASGENVNVLVFDTEVYSNTGGQSSKSTPTAAVAKFAASGKKTKKKDLGLMATTYGYVYVAQVAMGADKNQFMKALKEAESYDGPSLIIAYSTCINHGLKVGMGKSQERMKLAVEAGYWHLWRFNPELAKEGKNPFVLDSKTPTTDFKEFLRGEIRYTSLEKQFPELAQELFASAEENAKERYESYVRMANMEY; encoded by the coding sequence ATGGGAAAACACATGAAAACAATGGACGGAAATACAGCGGCAGCTTATGTGTCCTATGCATTTACCGACGTAGCGGCAATTTATCCGATTACGCCTTCTTCGCCGATGGCGGAATATGTGGATGAATGGGCGGCTAAAGGTCAGAAAAATGTTTTTGGCGAAACGGTGACGGTATCCGAGCTCCAATCTGAGGGCGGTGCTTCCGGTGCAGTTCATGGTTCGCTTCAGGCAGGTGCTTTGACAACGACCTACACGGCTTCGCAGGGTCTGCTGCTGATGATTCCCAATATGTATAAAATTGCCGGTGAGCTTTTGCCGGGTGTATTTCATGTCAGTGCCCGGGCGCTGGCCGGACACGCACTGTCCATCTTCGGCGATCATTCCGACGTGATGGCGGCTCGTCAGACCGGTTTTGCTTTCTTAGCTTCCGGCAGCGTACAGGAGGTCATGGATTTGGGCGGAATTGCGCACTTGGCGGCGATTAAATCCCGAGTACCGTTTGTTCATTTCTTTGACGGCTTTCGGACCTCGCATGAGATTCAAAAAATTGAAGTAATTGAATATGATGATTTTAAAAAGATGCTGGACATGGAAGCGCTGAACGAATTTCGGCAGAGAGCGCTCAATCCTGAGCATCCGGTTACCCGCGGTACGGCGCAGAACCCGGATATTTTTTTCCAGGCCAAGGAAGCATCTAATCCTTTCTATGAAAAGGTACCGGGGATTGTTGAAGATTATATGAAGCAAATCAGCGATTTGACCGGCCGGAAATATGAATTGTTTAATTATGTCGGCGCACCGGACGCAACCGATGTTGTTATTTGTATGGGTTCGGTCACGGAAACAGCCGAAGAAGTAGTTAATTATTTAACAGCCAAAGGCGAAAAGGTCGGATTGGTTAAGGTTCACCTCTACCGTCCGTTCTCGGCTGAGCATTTCCTAAAAGCGTTGCCGAAGACGGTTAAGCGGATTGCGGTATTAGATAGAACCAAGGAGCCGGGCGCTCCGGCTGAGCCCCTGCACTTGGATATTCGGATGCTGTTTTACGGAACCGACTGGCAGCCGCTGATTGTCGGCGGACGTTATGGTTTGGGCTCGAAAGACACTACGCCGTCGCAGATTTTGGCAGTCTTTAAGAATCTGGCCTCAGATCAGCCGAGAAATAACTTTACGATTGGTATCGAGGATGATGTTACCCACTTATCCCTGCCGGTTACTGAGCAGATTCATACCGAAAAAGAAGGAGCCAAACGCTGCAAGTTCTGGGGTCTCGGCTCAGACGGAACGGTTGGCGCCAACAAAAACTCAATCAAGATTATCGGCGATAAGACGGATCTTTATGCGCAGGGATATTTCAGCTATGACTCCAAAAAATCCGGCGGTATCACGGTTTCGCACCTGCGTTTTGGCAAGGAGCCGATTCAGTCAACCTATTTATTGCAGGAAGTAGACTTTGTTGCCTGCCATCAGCAGTCCTATGTTGATAAGTACGACTTGCTGGAAGGTCTGAAAAAAGGCGGTGCTTTCCTCTTAAATACCAAGTGGAGCGCCAAGGAACTGGACGAGCATTTACCGGCTAAGCTGAAAAAGGAAATTGCCGATAAGGAAATTCGCCTGTATACGATTGATGCCCGCGACCATGCCGAGAGCATTGGTTTGGGCAACCGGATCAACACGATTATGCAGTCCGCTTTCTTTGCGATTGCGCAAGTTATCCCGACCGAAGAAGCAATCGGCTATATGAAGGAATATGCTGAAAAGACTTACGGCAAAAAGGGTGAAAAGATTATTCAAATGAACTTCCAGGCCATTGAGCTCGGCGCCAAAGCTTTTGAGCAGGTGACCGTGCCGGAAAGCTGGAAGAACGCCGAACCGGAAAAGAAAGAAGTTGTTCAGAACAGTAAAGAACCGGAATTCGTACAGAAGATTTTGCATCCGGTTAACGCTCAGCAGGGTGATAAGCTGCCGGTATCGGTTTTTGTCGGCAAAGAGGACGGTACCTTCCCGCAGGGCTTGGCTGCTTTTGAAAAACGCGGCATTGCCGCCTTTGTACCGGAGTGGATTCCGGCCAACTGTATCCAGTGTAACCAATGTTCGTTTGTCTGCCCACATGCTTCGATTCGTCCGTTCCTGGCGACCGAAGAAGAAATGAAGGGCGCACCGGAGGCTTTTGTCGGTGTTCAGGCCAAAGGTAAGGGCTTAGAGCCATATCAGTTCCGGATGCAGGTGGATATTTTGGACTGTCAGGGCTGCGGAAACTGTGCCGATATTTGTCCGTCCAAGGAAAAATCGCTGGTGATGAAGCCGATTGAAACTCAGGAAGTGGAAGTTGCCAATTGGGAATATGCGCATCATAATATTACTTATAAAGATACGATTTTGGCTAAAAATACAGTTAAGGGCAGCCAGTTTGCTCAGCCGCTGTTAGAATTCTCCGGTGCCTGTGCCGGCTGCGGCGAAACTCCGTATTTGAAGGACGTAACCCAGTTGTACGGCAGCCGAATGGTAATTGCCAATGCGACCGGCTGTTCCTCGATTTGGGGCGGTTCGGCGCCGTCAACCGTATACACCACCAACGCCGAAGGCTGCGGACCGGCTTGGGCAAACTCCTTATTTGAAGATAATGCCGAGTACGGTTACGGTATGGCAATTGGTATCCGTAAGCTTCGCCAGCAGCTGACCGGCCTGATGCAGCAGTTAGCGGCTTTAAATGTAGCCGAAGATGTAAAGGCGGCAGTGAATGAGTGGCTGGAAGTGAAAGATAATAAGGAATTGGACGAAGCAGCGTCCAAGAAAGTGAAAGCTCTGTTCGGCAAAGACCTGGGCAGCGCCGAAGCCAATCAGATTTTGGCGGAGATTGAAAAGCTGGGCAGCTATTTGGTCAAGAAGTCGGTTTGGATCGTCGGCGGCGACGGCTGGGCATACGATATCGGATACGGCGGATTGGATCAGGTGCTGGCTTCCGGTGAAAATGTCAATGTCCTGGTCTTTGATACCGAGGTTTACTCCAATACCGGCGGTCAATCGTCGAAATCGACGCCGACGGCAGCGGTTGCTAAGTTTGCCGCTTCCGGTAAGAAAACCAAGAAAAAAGATTTGGGTCTGATGGCAACGACCTATGGCTATGTTTATGTGGCACAGGTGGCAATGGGCGCGGATAAGAATCAGTTTATGAAGGCGCTGAAAGAGGCGGAAAGCTATGACGGCCCATCGCTGATCATTGCTTACTCGACCTGTATCAATCACGGTTTAAAGGTTGGCATGGGCAAATCGCAGGAGAGAATGAAGTTAGCGGTAGAAGCCGGTTACTGGCATCTGTGGCGGTTCAATCCGGAACTGGCCAAGGAAGGCAAGAATCCGTTCGTTTTGGATTCCAAAACGCCGACCACCGATTTCAAGGAATTCCTGCGCGGCGAGATTCGTTACACCAGTTTGGAGAAACAATTCCCGGAACTGGCACAGGAGCTCTTTGCCAGTGCCGAAGAAAACGCCAAGGAGAGATACGAATCCTATGTGCGGATGGCAAATATGGAATATTAA
- a CDS encoding type II toxin-antitoxin system mRNA interferase toxin, RelE/StbE family: MYKIRPSIKFQKDVKRVRRRGYDISLLTNVLTILANGEPLPAKYQDHNLSGNYEGCRECHITPDWLLIYEISEGELILYLTRTGTGTHSDLF; this comes from the coding sequence ATGTATAAAATAAGACCCTCAATAAAATTTCAAAAAGACGTAAAGAGAGTGCGGAGAAGAGGCTATGATATTTCTTTATTAACGAATGTGCTTACTATTTTAGCAAATGGAGAGCCTCTTCCTGCCAAATACCAAGACCATAATTTAAGCGGAAATTATGAAGGGTGCAGGGAATGTCACATCACACCCGATTGGCTTTTGATTTATGAGATATCAGAGGGTGAGCTGATTTTATATTTAACTCGAACAGGAACAGGAACGCACAGCGACTTGTTTTAG
- a CDS encoding serine/threonine protein phosphatase: MKTFERLDECYQKAKVIEFDDNDKFILFSDVHRGDNSISDDFATNQHLYFSALQHYYDRGFTYIELGDGDELWEHSSFEHIASAHHEVFMLQREFYRQGRMYRLFGNHDMILRDKNWVRRNLMHFEDDYQEVETDLFEGIEIPESLILKYRKTGDEFLLVHGHQGDLVNDQLWLPTMLSLRYFWRFLHIVGFHNPASPAKNRVKRHKIERTFSKWIYKNKKAIICGHTHRAKLAKTVELPYFNTGCCVQPRAVSGIEIEDGNLTLIQWKVEADYNGVLRTIRKVIQGPRDIENFLFFKNYKKWRQMYFKGSRRQKAENAVADKLIKKVRSILD; this comes from the coding sequence ATGAAAACGTTTGAAAGATTGGATGAATGTTATCAAAAAGCCAAGGTCATAGAGTTTGATGACAACGATAAGTTTATTTTATTCAGTGATGTTCATCGCGGAGACAATAGTATCAGCGATGATTTTGCTACCAATCAGCATCTGTATTTTTCAGCACTGCAGCATTATTATGACCGGGGCTTTACTTATATTGAGCTGGGCGATGGTGATGAATTGTGGGAGCACAGCAGCTTTGAGCATATTGCTTCGGCACATCATGAAGTGTTTATGCTGCAGCGGGAATTTTACCGGCAGGGGCGAATGTACCGGCTGTTTGGCAACCATGATATGATTTTGCGCGATAAAAACTGGGTCAGACGCAATTTAATGCATTTTGAGGACGATTATCAGGAAGTGGAAACCGATTTATTTGAAGGGATTGAAATTCCGGAAAGTTTGATTTTAAAATATCGTAAGACAGGTGATGAGTTTCTTTTGGTACACGGCCATCAGGGGGATTTGGTCAATGACCAGCTGTGGCTCCCGACAATGCTTTCTTTACGCTATTTTTGGCGGTTTCTGCATATCGTCGGTTTTCATAATCCGGCCAGTCCGGCCAAAAATCGGGTCAAGCGGCATAAGATTGAAAGGACTTTCAGCAAATGGATTTATAAAAATAAAAAAGCCATTATCTGCGGTCATACGCACCGGGCCAAGCTGGCTAAAACCGTAGAATTGCCATATTTTAATACCGGCTGCTGCGTTCAACCGCGGGCGGTTTCGGGAATTGAAATCGAAGACGGCAATTTGACTTTAATTCAGTGGAAGGTGGAGGCTGATTATAACGGCGTGCTGCGAACAATCCGCAAGGTGATTCAGGGGCCGCGCGATATTGAAAACTTCCTGTTTTTTAAAAATTATAAAAAATGGCGGCAGATGTATTTTAAGGGAAGCCGCCGGCAGAAGGCGGAAAACGCTGTTGCCGATAAGCTGATTAAAAAGGTAAGGAGTATATTGGATTAA